The following coding sequences are from one Paenibacillus stellifer window:
- a CDS encoding adenylosuccinate synthase yields the protein MSTVVVVGTQWGDEGKGKITDFLAERADVVARYQGGNNAGHTILIDGKKFKLSLIPSGIFYKEKTCVIGNGMVINPAALIDEINYIHENGFDTDNLKLSDRAHVIMPYHMVLDALEEDRKGPNKIGTTRKGIGPAYMDKAARGGIRIADLMDAEEFELKLRHLMNEKNQVITQVYGGEPLDVEETLKQYLEYAEVLRPYVTDTSVVLNDAIDAGTKVLFEGAQGVMLDIDQGTYPFVTSSNPSAGGVCIGSGVGPSKIKQVIGVAKSYTTRVGDGPFPTELNDEIGDLIRETGHEYGTVTGRPRRVGWFDSVVVRHARRVSGLTGLSLNSLDVLSGLKTVKICTGYKYRGEVITHYPASLKMLAECEAVYEELPGWDEDITSAKTLEDLPVNTRRYVERVSELTGIPIAIFSVGRNREQTNQVLPIYE from the coding sequence ATGTCAACGGTAGTCGTTGTGGGAACACAATGGGGAGACGAAGGCAAAGGCAAAATCACGGACTTTCTGGCAGAGCGTGCGGATGTGGTCGCCCGTTATCAAGGGGGCAACAATGCCGGCCACACGATTCTGATTGACGGCAAGAAATTCAAGCTCAGCCTGATCCCATCGGGCATCTTCTATAAGGAAAAAACCTGCGTTATCGGCAACGGCATGGTGATCAATCCGGCCGCACTGATCGACGAAATCAACTATATTCACGAGAACGGCTTCGATACGGATAATCTGAAGCTCAGTGACCGCGCCCATGTCATTATGCCTTACCATATGGTGCTTGATGCGCTGGAGGAAGACCGCAAGGGTCCGAACAAGATCGGCACAACCCGCAAAGGCATCGGCCCGGCTTACATGGACAAAGCAGCCCGGGGCGGCATCCGAATCGCCGATCTGATGGATGCGGAGGAGTTCGAGCTGAAGCTGCGTCACCTGATGAACGAGAAGAATCAGGTCATCACCCAGGTATACGGCGGCGAGCCGCTGGATGTCGAAGAGACGCTGAAGCAGTATCTGGAATATGCGGAAGTGCTCCGCCCTTACGTAACTGATACTTCGGTCGTGCTGAACGATGCGATCGATGCAGGTACCAAAGTGCTGTTCGAAGGCGCCCAGGGCGTCATGCTCGATATCGACCAGGGCACATATCCGTTCGTCACATCGTCCAATCCGTCGGCGGGCGGCGTCTGCATCGGCTCCGGAGTCGGACCTTCCAAGATCAAGCAGGTCATCGGGGTAGCCAAATCGTACACGACCCGTGTCGGCGACGGTCCGTTCCCGACCGAGCTGAATGACGAGATCGGCGATCTGATCCGCGAGACCGGACATGAATACGGAACTGTAACCGGACGCCCGCGCCGCGTAGGCTGGTTCGACAGCGTCGTTGTCCGCCATGCACGCCGGGTAAGCGGCCTGACCGGCCTGTCGCTGAACTCGCTGGACGTGCTGAGCGGTCTGAAGACGGTCAAGATCTGCACAGGCTACAAATACCGCGGCGAAGTCATCACCCACTATCCGGCAAGCCTGAAGATGCTGGCGGAATGCGAAGCGGTGTATGAAGAGCTTCCGGGCTGGGACGAGGACATCACCTCGGCCAAGACGCTGGAGGATCTGCCGGTGAATACCCGCAGATATGTGGAGCGCGTCTCCGAGCTGACGGGCATCCCGATCGCCATCTTCTCCGTCGGCCGCAACCGCGAGCAGACGAACCAGGTGCTGCCGATTTACGAATAA
- the dnaB gene encoding replicative DNA helicase, whose amino-acid sequence MGGDLFFDRVPPQNLEAEQAVIGAILLQDEALITVMERVSTEDFYDKPHQMIFEAMIQLGEENQPIDLVTLTAKLQDKGELEDIGGVSYLAKLAHAVPTAANVDYYAQILEEKAMLRRLIRTATQIVSEGYSGGEDVAGMLSDAERRILEISNRRSGSGFIAIRDVLMEVFERVELLHQNRGGTSGIPSGFADLDRMTNGFQRNDLIIVAARPSVGKTAFALNIAQNVAVRAKETVAIFSLEMSAAQLVQRMICAEANLDANLMRTGDFKSDDDWSKLTMGIASLSEAEIYIDDTPGITVADIRAKCRRLKKEKGLGMILIDYLQLIQGRGKSGENRQQEVSDISRTLKQIARELDVPVIALSQLSRGVEQRQDKRPMMSDLRESGSIEQDADIVAFLYRDDYYNQETEKKNIIEIIIAKQRNGPVGTVELVFLKNFNKFVNYERTHAEPFAG is encoded by the coding sequence ATGGGCGGAGATCTCTTTTTCGATCGGGTTCCCCCGCAGAATCTGGAAGCGGAGCAGGCGGTCATCGGCGCAATTCTGCTGCAGGATGAAGCGCTGATTACCGTCATGGAGCGGGTGAGCACCGAAGACTTCTACGACAAGCCGCATCAAATGATCTTTGAAGCGATGATACAGCTCGGAGAAGAGAATCAGCCGATTGATTTGGTGACCCTGACAGCCAAGCTTCAGGATAAGGGAGAGCTCGAGGATATAGGTGGGGTCAGCTATCTGGCCAAGCTGGCGCATGCCGTGCCGACGGCTGCCAATGTGGACTATTACGCTCAAATTCTCGAAGAGAAGGCCATGCTCCGCCGGCTGATTCGCACGGCGACGCAGATTGTCAGCGAAGGCTACAGCGGCGGCGAGGATGTTGCCGGCATGTTAAGCGATGCGGAGCGGCGCATTCTTGAAATCTCCAACCGCCGGAGCGGCAGCGGCTTTATCGCTATCCGGGATGTGCTGATGGAGGTGTTCGAACGGGTCGAGCTGCTTCACCAGAACCGGGGGGGCACTTCGGGCATTCCTTCAGGCTTCGCCGATCTGGACCGGATGACGAACGGCTTCCAGCGCAACGACCTGATCATTGTGGCAGCCCGTCCTTCCGTCGGCAAGACGGCGTTCGCGCTGAATATCGCCCAGAACGTGGCCGTGCGGGCCAAGGAGACGGTTGCTATATTCAGTCTGGAAATGTCCGCTGCCCAGCTCGTACAGCGTATGATCTGCGCAGAGGCGAACCTGGATGCGAATCTGATGCGTACCGGCGACTTCAAGAGCGACGACGATTGGTCCAAGCTCACGATGGGCATTGCATCGCTCTCGGAAGCGGAAATCTATATTGACGATACGCCAGGGATTACTGTAGCCGATATCCGGGCCAAATGCCGGAGGCTCAAGAAGGAGAAGGGGCTCGGGATGATTCTGATCGACTATCTCCAGCTGATTCAGGGCCGCGGCAAGAGCGGGGAGAACCGCCAGCAGGAGGTCTCGGATATTTCCCGGACACTGAAGCAGATTGCGCGTGAGCTGGACGTTCCGGTCATTGCGCTCTCCCAGCTGAGCCGTGGCGTCGAGCAGCGGCAGGACAAGCGGCCGATGATGTCGGACCTTCGCGAGTCGGGCTCAATCGAGCAGGATGCCGATATTGTGGCGTTCCTGTACCGGGACGACTACTACAATCAGGAGACCGAGAAGAAGAACATTATCGAGATCATTATTGCCAAACAGCGTAACGGTCCTGTGGGGACCGTGGAGCTGGTGTTTCTGAAAAACTTCAACAAGTTCGTTAACTACGAGCGTACTCATGCCGAACCGTTCGCCGGTTAA
- the rplI gene encoding 50S ribosomal protein L9: MKVIFIKDVKGQGKKGQVKEVSEGYATNFLLPRGMARPATDGNVKTLENQAAAEQRRKEQEKEEAQKLGEKLSALTLDMKAKAGEGGRLFGAITSKQIAEALAKQNSITIDKRKIELEEPIRHLGTTQVQVKLHTEVKAVLKVQVTEE; encoded by the coding sequence ATGAAAGTGATATTCATCAAGGATGTTAAAGGACAAGGCAAGAAGGGACAAGTCAAGGAAGTATCGGAAGGCTATGCAACGAACTTCCTGCTGCCGCGCGGCATGGCGCGGCCGGCAACGGATGGCAACGTGAAGACGCTGGAGAATCAGGCAGCAGCCGAGCAGCGCCGCAAGGAGCAGGAGAAGGAAGAAGCGCAGAAGCTTGGCGAGAAGCTGAGTGCCCTGACGCTAGACATGAAAGCGAAAGCCGGAGAAGGCGGCCGGCTGTTCGGCGCCATTACGAGCAAGCAGATTGCCGAAGCGCTGGCCAAGCAGAACAGCATTACGATCGACAAGCGCAAGATTGAGCTTGAGGAGCCGATCCGCCATCTGGGAACGACTCAGGTTCAAGTGAAGCTTCATACGGAAGTCAAAGCTGTGCTGAAGGTCCAGGTTACGGAGGAATAG